The following proteins are encoded in a genomic region of Montipora foliosa isolate CH-2021 chromosome 10, ASM3666993v2, whole genome shotgun sequence:
- the LOC137973416 gene encoding endoplasmic reticulum metallopeptidase 1-like isoform X1, translating to MAELRKRGPNGSTTPLPLQGGKEHIDCVSASSDSKIKPSSVWMFFVALLFLLSSLYIGFLASRSVPSPKTSAGSSPSEFIEEKARKHLEEITSYGQRPAGSYANEIQAVNYIRGTLEKIRESARKDVVFEIEIQRPSGHFCLDFVSNYTTVYRNVTNILVRISPKNNHPPKNALLLNGHFDSVPSSPGANDDAVSCAVMLEIIRCLAQKSSFHFEHGVVFNFNGAEENVLQASHGFITQHPWVDSLRAFINLEAAGAGGREIVFQAGPEHPWLIMMYAELAPYPYAQALGQDIFESGIIPSDTDFRIYRDFGNLPGMDLAYTANGYVYHTYYDTPEVVTPGSIQRAGDNIFELVKGILNSPYLANPGEYQHGHVVFFDYLGLFMIHYPERIGAVVNMLTALVVILCTIKKFTGFPSKKENSTKAVRSMALTDLLGSLFILILSWVVGMIFPVALSLVVTYAGHSLSWYCRPYLLIPLYAAPSLFGIGFVHFITRRLLEAKEEAAEKAKPTYWYLGYERKASLLAAREAQTFYSSLLVWTAVLSILTYYRLASAHLALLFVMFPLIVRTFIWETFFSKKTMQQNLRKLMLMHFVATVIPLQFFSYIAVGMFDVFVPVMSRTGTKVPPDIFLALVCAFVVVVLTSYLVSTVYIMGDVKIPAAFLVLVSAVALSISLSGLSFPFSAVSKCPKRAIIQHTSRTFYNNESNVISQDAGIWIVPTDYLGIEPFSHENISTAKRDGAYGGWPSYVPFKNIASNTWYLEGPSPQGMSPPLQVELVSREQHGNSFTFRFSITGPDHMNMYLSPASGVHVVNSSLGSLYLTEDEDAGDRETYFIYYCQAIGDESWEFSFDLMAEKEMPSGSSLLDFAVAAQYLHGKDSSSLFLQEFLMVKPDWFFVHNWISTYKHWSYTT from the exons ATGGCCGAGTTGAGGAAGAGAGGTCCAAATGGCTCTACTACGCCTTTACCTTTGCAAGGCGGTAAAGAACACATCGACTGTGTGTCAGCTAGCTCAGATTCAAAGATCAAACCATCATCAGTTTGGATGTTTTTTGTTGCTTTGCTTTTCCTATTATCGTCTTTGTACATCGGCTTTCTAGCATCCCGCTCTGTCCCCTCGCCAAAGACTTCTGCAGGAAGCTCACCCAGCGAATTCATTGAAGAAAAAGCAAGGAAACACCTCGAAGAGATTACATCGTATGGACAACGACCTGCTGGTAGCTATGCAAACGAAATTCAAGCTGTGAACTACATCCGCGGAACTCTGGAGAAAATCCGAGAGTCCGCAAGAAAAGATGTCGTATTTGAAATTGAGATTCAAAGGCCATCAGGACATTTTTGTCTGGATTTTGTATCGAATTATACAACCGTGTATCGCAACGTGACAAATATTCTTGTCAGGATATCACCAAAGAACAATCACCCACCAAAAAATGCACTTCTATTGAATGGCCACTTCGACAGCGTTCCTTCGTCTCCAGGAGCAAACGATGATGCTGTCAGTTGTGCGGTTATGTTAGAGATCATTAGGTGTCTCGCTCAAAAGTCGAGCTTTCACTTTGAACATGGGGTAGTGTTTAATTTCAATGGAGCAGAAGAGAATGTTTTGCAAGCAAGTCACGGGTTTATCACTCAGCATCCATGGGTTGACAGTCTGAGAGCGTTTATTAACCTAGAGGCTGCTGGAGCAG GAGGAAGAGAAATAGTATTCCAGGCAGGACCTGAACATCCCTGGTTAATAATGATGTATGCTGAGTTAGCACCATATCCTTACGCTCAGGCATTAGGGCAAGATATCTTTGAGTCTGGAATTATTCCAAGTGACACTGACTTTAGAATCTATAGGGACTTTGGAAATTTACCAG GAATGGATCTTGCTTACACTGCCAATGGATATGTGTATCACACTTATTATGACACACCTGAAGTAGTGACTCCGGGTTCCATACAGCGTGCTGGTGACAACATTTTTGAACTGGTGAAAGGAATCCTGAATTCACCATATCTGGCCAATCCCGGCGAGTACCAGCATGGCCATGTGGTGTTTTTTGACTACCTGGGTCTGTTCATGATCCACTACCCTGAACGAATTGGTGCTGTTGTAAACATGTTGACAGCTTTAGTGGTTATTCTTTGTACTATCAAGAAGTTCACTGGATTTCcatcaaagaaagaaaattccaCCAAAG CTGTGCGATCAATGGCCTTGACTGATCTGTTGGGGTCCCTGTTCATCTTGATATTATCTTGGGTAGTTGGCATGATCTTTCCAGTTGCCCTATCTTTAGTTGTTACATATGCTGGACATTCACTTTCTTGGTATTGTCGACCGTACCTTCTTATTCCTCTCTATGCTGCTCCATCTCTTTTTGGCATTGGATTTGTCCACTTTATCACCAGGAGGTTACTAGAGGCCAAG GAAGAAGCTGCGGAAAAGGCAAAACCAACGTATTGGTATCTTGGGTATGAAAGAAAAGCAAGCTTACTTGCAGCCAGAGAAGCACAAACTTTTTATTCCTCTCTGCTGGTTTGGACTGCAGTGTTGTCAATTTTAACATACTATCGCCTGGCATCAGCACATTTAGCTCTTCTGTTTGTGATGTTTCCATTAATAGTGCGGACTTTTATATGGGAGACTTTCTTTTCGAAAAAGACAATGCAGCAAAATCTCCGAAAATTGATGCTCATGCACTTTGTTGCTACAGTAATTCCTCTTCAGTTTTTTTCATATATAGCAGTTGGTATGTTTGATGTGTTTGTGCCAGTTATGAGTCGTACTGGAACCAAAGTCCCACCAGATATCTTTCTTGCTCTGGTGTGTGCTTTTGTTGTTGTGGTGTTGACATCCTACCTG GTCAGTACAGTATATATCATGGGTGATGTGAAGATCCCCGCTGCGTTTTTAGTACTGGTCTCTGCTGTTGCGCTCTCAATATCACTGTCAGGGCTTTCGTTTCCTTTTTCGGCTGTCAGTAAGTGCCCCAAAAGAGCCATTATCCAG CACACTTCAAGGACATTTTATAACAATGAAAGCAATGTCATTTCACAAGATGCTGGTATATGGATAGTCCCAACAGATTATTTGGGAATAGAACCATTTTCTCATGAGAACATTTCAACTGCGAAAAGAGATGGAGCTTATGGAGGCTGGCCAAGCTATGTTCCATTCAAGAATATTGCATC gaATACTTGGTATCTTGAAGGTCCATCACCACAAGGCATGTCACCACCACTACAAGTTGAACTAGTTTCCAGAGAACAGCATGGCAACTCTTTCACTTTTAGATTTTCTATAACAG gTCCCGATCACATGAACATGTATTTATCTCCCGCAAGCGGGGTACATGTGGTGAACTCTTCTCTAGGTTCTCTGTATCTCACGGAAGATGAGGACGCTGGAGACCGTGAGACATACTTTATTTACTATTGCCAAGCCATTGGTGATGAATCTTGGGAGTTCTCTTTCGACTTAATG GCAGAGAAAGAAATGCCATCTGGAAGCAGCTTGCTGGATTTTGCAGTGGCAGCTCAATATCTTCATGGCAAAGACTCATCATCACTATTTTTGCAAGAATTCTTAATGGTCAAACCAGACTGGTTTTTTGTCCACAACTGGATCAGTACTTACAAGCACTGGTCTTACACGACATAG
- the LOC137973416 gene encoding endoplasmic reticulum metallopeptidase 1-like isoform X2 produces the protein MMYAELAPYPYAQALGQDIFESGIIPSDTDFRIYRDFGNLPGMDLAYTANGYVYHTYYDTPEVVTPGSIQRAGDNIFELVKGILNSPYLANPGEYQHGHVVFFDYLGLFMIHYPERIGAVVNMLTALVVILCTIKKFTGFPSKKENSTKAVRSMALTDLLGSLFILILSWVVGMIFPVALSLVVTYAGHSLSWYCRPYLLIPLYAAPSLFGIGFVHFITRRLLEAKEEAAEKAKPTYWYLGYERKASLLAAREAQTFYSSLLVWTAVLSILTYYRLASAHLALLFVMFPLIVRTFIWETFFSKKTMQQNLRKLMLMHFVATVIPLQFFSYIAVGMFDVFVPVMSRTGTKVPPDIFLALVCAFVVVVLTSYLVSTVYIMGDVKIPAAFLVLVSAVALSISLSGLSFPFSAVSKCPKRAIIQHTSRTFYNNESNVISQDAGIWIVPTDYLGIEPFSHENISTAKRDGAYGGWPSYVPFKNIASNTWYLEGPSPQGMSPPLQVELVSREQHGNSFTFRFSITGPDHMNMYLSPASGVHVVNSSLGSLYLTEDEDAGDRETYFIYYCQAIGDESWEFSFDLMAEKEMPSGSSLLDFAVAAQYLHGKDSSSLFLQEFLMVKPDWFFVHNWISTYKHWSYTT, from the exons ATGATGTATGCTGAGTTAGCACCATATCCTTACGCTCAGGCATTAGGGCAAGATATCTTTGAGTCTGGAATTATTCCAAGTGACACTGACTTTAGAATCTATAGGGACTTTGGAAATTTACCAG GAATGGATCTTGCTTACACTGCCAATGGATATGTGTATCACACTTATTATGACACACCTGAAGTAGTGACTCCGGGTTCCATACAGCGTGCTGGTGACAACATTTTTGAACTGGTGAAAGGAATCCTGAATTCACCATATCTGGCCAATCCCGGCGAGTACCAGCATGGCCATGTGGTGTTTTTTGACTACCTGGGTCTGTTCATGATCCACTACCCTGAACGAATTGGTGCTGTTGTAAACATGTTGACAGCTTTAGTGGTTATTCTTTGTACTATCAAGAAGTTCACTGGATTTCcatcaaagaaagaaaattccaCCAAAG CTGTGCGATCAATGGCCTTGACTGATCTGTTGGGGTCCCTGTTCATCTTGATATTATCTTGGGTAGTTGGCATGATCTTTCCAGTTGCCCTATCTTTAGTTGTTACATATGCTGGACATTCACTTTCTTGGTATTGTCGACCGTACCTTCTTATTCCTCTCTATGCTGCTCCATCTCTTTTTGGCATTGGATTTGTCCACTTTATCACCAGGAGGTTACTAGAGGCCAAG GAAGAAGCTGCGGAAAAGGCAAAACCAACGTATTGGTATCTTGGGTATGAAAGAAAAGCAAGCTTACTTGCAGCCAGAGAAGCACAAACTTTTTATTCCTCTCTGCTGGTTTGGACTGCAGTGTTGTCAATTTTAACATACTATCGCCTGGCATCAGCACATTTAGCTCTTCTGTTTGTGATGTTTCCATTAATAGTGCGGACTTTTATATGGGAGACTTTCTTTTCGAAAAAGACAATGCAGCAAAATCTCCGAAAATTGATGCTCATGCACTTTGTTGCTACAGTAATTCCTCTTCAGTTTTTTTCATATATAGCAGTTGGTATGTTTGATGTGTTTGTGCCAGTTATGAGTCGTACTGGAACCAAAGTCCCACCAGATATCTTTCTTGCTCTGGTGTGTGCTTTTGTTGTTGTGGTGTTGACATCCTACCTG GTCAGTACAGTATATATCATGGGTGATGTGAAGATCCCCGCTGCGTTTTTAGTACTGGTCTCTGCTGTTGCGCTCTCAATATCACTGTCAGGGCTTTCGTTTCCTTTTTCGGCTGTCAGTAAGTGCCCCAAAAGAGCCATTATCCAG CACACTTCAAGGACATTTTATAACAATGAAAGCAATGTCATTTCACAAGATGCTGGTATATGGATAGTCCCAACAGATTATTTGGGAATAGAACCATTTTCTCATGAGAACATTTCAACTGCGAAAAGAGATGGAGCTTATGGAGGCTGGCCAAGCTATGTTCCATTCAAGAATATTGCATC gaATACTTGGTATCTTGAAGGTCCATCACCACAAGGCATGTCACCACCACTACAAGTTGAACTAGTTTCCAGAGAACAGCATGGCAACTCTTTCACTTTTAGATTTTCTATAACAG gTCCCGATCACATGAACATGTATTTATCTCCCGCAAGCGGGGTACATGTGGTGAACTCTTCTCTAGGTTCTCTGTATCTCACGGAAGATGAGGACGCTGGAGACCGTGAGACATACTTTATTTACTATTGCCAAGCCATTGGTGATGAATCTTGGGAGTTCTCTTTCGACTTAATG GCAGAGAAAGAAATGCCATCTGGAAGCAGCTTGCTGGATTTTGCAGTGGCAGCTCAATATCTTCATGGCAAAGACTCATCATCACTATTTTTGCAAGAATTCTTAATGGTCAAACCAGACTGGTTTTTTGTCCACAACTGGATCAGTACTTACAAGCACTGGTCTTACACGACATAG
- the LOC137973423 gene encoding intraflagellar transport protein 25 homolog produces the protein MFDVALSSAGATIALATSYDENYPPENIIDGSLDTFWPTTGLFPQEFIITFSTLMSIGNIKILCSNVKDLCIEKSTKTEPVDFEPLVDKEYENTDGQMQREEIKIPVTSACHLRFLIKSGFDHFASIHNVSVDGTAVH, from the exons ATGTTTGATGTTGCCTTAAGTAGTGCTGGAGCAACCATTGCCCTTGCAACATCATATGATGAAAATTATCCACCAGAGAACATAATTGATGG GAGTCTTGATACATTTTGGCCAACAACAGGATTGTTTCCACAAGAATTCATCATTACTTTCAGCACATTAATGAGCATAGGAAACATTAAAATCCtctgttcaaatg TTAAAGACCTATGTATTGAGAAAAGCACAAAGACAGAACCAGTTGATTTTGAACCACTTGTAGACAAAG AGTATGAAAACACAGATGGTCAAATGCAGAGGGAAGAGATTAAG aTTCCTGTAACTTCAGCATGCCATCTGAGATTTCTTATCAAGAGTGGATTTGATCACTTTGCATCTATCCATAATGTCAGTGTCGACGGGACTGCCGtccattaa
- the LOC137973420 gene encoding uncharacterized protein gives MEKEEYGRKLGWEMFPLSTRQFSSTFLDFGRNRRGYEGEVTDENRDGMKALLSPFLSNSNDDFTSRTCKCNPQSRHYFANILWDFAKRCSTVHSQQRRRSLESVCPPFRREVQGNDNCIGNIGVPVYDDNDDDVVGGFANKITEDLQFSSQRADPSCNSLPSGGSVPVDNLICYGQNTVVSEECTPVEVLCKKDAKMANDHTCFSVSSICDEKYPDEIECEDPCIKPLPWYKQVKHSNRTISPSLTLNINLAVLESVLHSKEKASRNSEFYDAAVCGRIAILQGLLEEEPPCITVVRSEEVGVYDYTEGTVQPISQRCYPESDLDIKEVNDPLLSSSDFTLNLSEFLEQCNSVPNASSLEMITNHGRMDMEHIPVAWLLTSPALGVSLDWQVHKQVLNYLKKQSLKFNVSETYHCSSEWCNILVVLDEYRYVETDIPQLEIYQLFVNGTVNLVNFDIN, from the exons ATGGAGAAGGAAGAGTATGGAAGGAAACTTGGATGGGAAATGTTCCCTTTAAGTACGAGACAATTTTCTTCGACATTCCTTGATTTTGGGCGCAATCGTCGTGGTTACGAGGGGGAAGTGACAGATGAAAACAGAGATGGAATGAAAGCTCTTTTGAGTCCTTTTCTTTCGAACAGCAACGATGACTTCACATCTCGCACATGTAAATGCAACCCTCAAAGCCGACAttattttgcaaatatcttGTGGGACTTTGCCAAACGATGTTCTACAGTTCATTCTCAGCAAAGACGTCGAAGCTTGGAATCTGTTTGCCCTCCATTTAGAAGGGAGGTCCAAGGAAATGACAATTGCATTGGCAATATTGGTGTTCCTGTgtacgatgataatgatgatgatgtggtTGGTGGCTTTGCCAATAAAATTACCGAAGATCTTCAGTTTAGTTCGCAAAGAGCAGATCCGTCTTGCAATTCATTGCCTTCAGGTGGCAGTGTACCTGTTGACAATTTGATATGTTATGGCCAAAATACCGTGGTTTCTGAGGAATGTACACCTGTAGAGGTTCTATGTAAGAAAGATGCCAAGATGGCAAATGATCATACTTGTTTCTCAGTAAGCTCAATTTGTGATGAGAAATATCCTGATGAAATAGAGTGTGAGGACCCGTGCATCAAGCCATTGCCTTGGTACAAACAAGTTAAGCACAGCAACAGAACAATTTCGCCCTCTTTGACACTAAATATCAATTTGGCTGTTCTGGAGTCAGTTCTGCATAGCAAAGAGAAGGCATCGAGGAATTCTGAATTTTATGATGCGGCTGTATGTGGAAGGATTGCAATTTTACAAGGTCTCCTTGAGGAGGAACCCCCATGTATAACTGTTGTGAGAAGTGAGGAGGTTGGAGTGTATGATTACACTGAAGGGACAGTACAACCAATAAGCCAAAGATGTTACCCAGAAAGTGATCTGGACATCAAG GAAGTCAATGATCCCTTGCTATCAAGTTCTGATTTCACTCTAAACCTCAGTGAATTTCTGGAACAGTGCAATAGTGTCCCCAATGCTTCATCACTTGAAATGATTACTAATCATGGTAGAATGGATATGGAGCACATCCCTGTGGCTTGGTTACTGACGTCACCTGCTTTGGGAGTGTCACTTGATTGGCAAGTGCACAAGCAAGTACTTAATTATCTTAAAAAACAGTCTTTGAAATTCAACGTCTCAGAGACTTACCACTGTTCCTCAGAGTGGTGCAACATTTTGGTGGTTTTAGATGAATATCGGTATGTTGAAACAGATATTCCACAACTTGAGATTTACCAGCTCTTTGTCAATGGAACAGTTAATCTTGTGAACTTCGACATTAACTAG
- the LOC137973422 gene encoding tetratricopeptide repeat protein 28-like yields MGSGLCSKFRKWRKTRSRQEKLKEDNTPFCVTEENQEDGAAEKERLRTTICDEDDDEMKAVSYTKQDMENLIAEMEKELQRSNKSEREKLLLDLGHAYYKLCKFEKARHYYEQNFNLVKRMRSLPRLQRAYCNLGCVYRRLGDFDKAAQFLESGLAIAEGTQDLRCQGRFYNNLGNICEIQRDFESAIYYHSKRRKIAEILKDGDSEAKASATIANAYHCMGNLRRSITYYESVVIWLRRKLAYQEREKNRLTRISQLPTEDEQWVQILHHKATKQLFKRALYQYRFAQY; encoded by the exons ATGGGTTCTGGCCTTTGCTCCAAATTTCGAAAATGGAGGAAAACCCGCTCCAGGCAAGAAAAACTGAAAGAGGACAACACTCCGTTTTGCGTCACTGAGGAAAATCAAGAAGACGGAGCCGCCGAAAAAGAAAGGTTGAGAACAACCATTtgtgatgaagatgatgacgaaATGAAAGCAGTTTCGTACACAAAACAGGACATGGAAAATTTGATCGCTGAGATGGAAAAAGAGCTTCAGAGGAGCAACAAATCAGAAAGGGAAAAGTTATTGTTAGATCTAGGACATGCCTACTACAAACTGTGTAAATTTGAAAAGGCAAGACATTACTATGAGCAAAATTTTAACCTTGTCAAGCGAATGCGCTCTCTGCCACGTTTGCAAAGAGCTTACTGCAATCTTGGATGTGTTTATAGAAGgcttggcgattttgacaaggCGGCCCAATTTTTAGAATCTGGATTAGCGATTGCAGAGGGAACACAAGATTTGAGATGCCAGGGAAGGTTTTACAATAACCTTGGTAATATCTGCGAGATTCAAAGGGATTTTGAAAGCGCCATTTACTATCACTCCAAAAGGAGGAAAATAGCCGAGATCTTAAAGGATGGCGACAGTGAAGCGAAAGCGAGTGCTACCATTGCGAATGCATATCATTGCATGGGGAATTTAAGAAGAAGCATCACCTATTATGAAAGCGTTGTGATTTGGTTGAGAAGAAAATTAG CATACCAAGAGAGAGAGAAGAACAGACTGACTCGGATATCGCAGCTACCTACCGAAGATGAACAATGGGTGCAAATATTACACCACAAGGCAACAAAACAACTTTTCAAAAGAGCACTTTACCAGTATCGTTTTGCGCAGTATTAG